The following coding sequences lie in one Alicyclobacillus curvatus genomic window:
- a CDS encoding ABC transporter permease encodes MAAYTMRRILEAIPLLFLITIVTYLLMNITPGGPLAVYLHNPKVTPEQIQALEVQMGLNNPWYVRYFDWLSALLHGNWGYSYFSGLPVLQLIGQRLPNTLILMGAAFILSLGLGLPLGVYVARYQYSFRDHALSFFSFFAWAMPSFFFGVVLQTVFAVDLHWLPVSGMYTAYGPHTFLDLLRHIILPASVLGLGSLASWSRFVRAGILDVLHKDFIRTAHAKGLSERVVIVRHALKNALLPIITIIGMDLPGFFGGAVITEQIFSWPGMGRLFLSSLNNRDYPVQMAGLLIGAMLLILGNLLADLAYGFFDPRIKYD; translated from the coding sequence ATGGCTGCATACACGATGCGCAGGATTCTCGAAGCCATTCCACTTCTCTTTCTGATTACAATCGTGACGTACTTGCTGATGAACATCACCCCAGGCGGACCCTTGGCTGTGTACTTGCACAACCCAAAAGTCACTCCCGAACAGATTCAAGCCTTGGAAGTTCAAATGGGGCTCAACAATCCTTGGTACGTCCGCTATTTTGACTGGCTTTCGGCTTTACTTCACGGGAACTGGGGATACAGCTATTTCTCGGGTTTGCCCGTACTCCAACTGATTGGCCAGCGCTTGCCAAACACCCTCATCTTGATGGGAGCGGCGTTCATTCTTTCACTCGGTCTCGGATTGCCGCTTGGAGTGTACGTGGCCAGGTACCAATACTCGTTTCGCGATCACGCTCTGTCGTTTTTCTCGTTTTTTGCGTGGGCTATGCCAAGTTTTTTCTTCGGGGTCGTTCTCCAGACTGTATTTGCCGTTGACCTGCACTGGCTCCCGGTGTCAGGCATGTACACCGCATATGGTCCCCACACCTTCCTGGACCTGCTAAGACACATCATATTGCCTGCATCCGTACTTGGCCTCGGAAGTCTAGCGAGTTGGAGTCGGTTCGTTCGAGCCGGAATCCTCGACGTTCTGCACAAGGATTTCATTCGGACTGCGCACGCCAAGGGGCTGTCGGAACGGGTTGTGATTGTCCGACATGCACTCAAGAATGCCCTCCTGCCTATCATCACCATCATCGGCATGGACTTGCCCGGGTTCTTTGGCGGAGCAGTCATTACCGAGCAGATATTCTCCTGGCCGGGAATGGGAAGGCTTTTTCTTAGCTCGCTGAACAACCGAGACTATCCCGTCCAAATGGCAGGTCTCTTGATTGGGGCAATGTTGCTCATCCTCGGAAATCTCTTGGCAGACCTCGCTTACGGATTTTTTGATCCGAGAATCAAGTACGACTGA
- a CDS encoding peptide ABC transporter substrate-binding protein has protein sequence MRKWKTAAILSVSLPALLILAGCGTGTGASAGKPLVLSINHNPDNLTPGLGSLAADDGPEGLLNAPLIYLDQNDKWQPDLATKWTESKDGLTYTFTLNPKAKWSDGSAITPQDVVYTWHYYTNKNIHFTYVTGWDKVKDVKAIGSNQVQFTLSSPYAPFLSTVASSYVVPQKTFSKWTPDQINHGQYDSSPIGDGPYILKKWTPDQELDFAPNPYWFGPKVKIQNIVYRIIPDSTTAFNELKAGNLTVGTIPAEDINQAKSLNSQFNLITPLGATYNQVTPIEHGFLKDVKVRQALDYATPRSKIVTDIMHGMAVPAADDQVPGGYWNDPNVNPRPFDLQKAAAILAADGFTKGAGGFLYKGGKKFEVPIWTGSTSHNNILIAQVISQAWESIGVDAPVKTADWSFIFGQKGPQFNGKMEALLFSWGQGVFPDDTIDFNSKYIITSATSPGENAERYSNSEMDKLTVEGTTLSSKPARQQVYYKIQQLEHDTVPIIFLYWTKSEVAVSKNLHGYQQTVFGTTPVWDWSLS, from the coding sequence ATGAGAAAATGGAAGACCGCAGCGATTCTCTCTGTGTCACTTCCAGCCTTGTTGATTTTAGCTGGTTGTGGGACGGGCACCGGTGCATCCGCAGGCAAACCCTTAGTGCTCTCCATCAATCACAATCCGGATAACCTGACTCCGGGACTTGGTTCTTTGGCTGCAGATGATGGGCCGGAGGGCTTGCTCAACGCACCACTGATTTACCTCGATCAAAATGATAAGTGGCAACCAGATTTGGCTACCAAATGGACCGAATCTAAAGACGGCCTTACATACACGTTCACACTCAACCCGAAGGCCAAGTGGTCAGATGGTTCAGCGATTACTCCACAGGATGTTGTCTACACCTGGCACTACTACACGAACAAGAACATTCACTTTACGTACGTTACTGGCTGGGACAAAGTAAAGGACGTCAAGGCCATTGGGAGTAATCAGGTTCAATTTACGCTGAGTTCGCCGTATGCCCCATTTCTGTCTACCGTCGCGTCTTCGTACGTCGTTCCGCAGAAAACGTTTTCAAAATGGACGCCTGACCAAATTAACCACGGTCAGTATGATAGCAGTCCCATCGGAGACGGCCCTTACATCCTGAAAAAATGGACGCCTGACCAGGAACTTGACTTTGCACCCAATCCGTACTGGTTTGGTCCTAAAGTAAAGATCCAAAACATCGTTTATCGTATCATCCCGGATTCCACCACAGCGTTTAACGAATTAAAGGCAGGGAACTTAACCGTCGGTACGATTCCGGCCGAAGACATTAACCAGGCAAAATCCTTAAACAGCCAGTTCAATCTCATTACGCCACTTGGCGCCACATATAACCAGGTGACACCGATTGAACACGGATTCCTGAAAGATGTGAAGGTTCGTCAAGCGTTAGACTATGCCACCCCTCGCAGTAAAATTGTGACAGATATCATGCATGGTATGGCTGTGCCTGCTGCTGACGACCAAGTGCCCGGAGGTTACTGGAATGATCCGAACGTAAATCCCCGCCCCTTCGACCTTCAAAAGGCCGCTGCCATTCTCGCGGCTGATGGCTTTACAAAAGGTGCAGGCGGATTCCTGTACAAAGGCGGGAAAAAATTTGAAGTTCCGATTTGGACGGGGTCAACCAGCCATAATAATATCCTGATTGCCCAGGTTATCTCTCAAGCCTGGGAGTCCATCGGAGTTGACGCACCTGTGAAGACTGCCGACTGGTCATTTATCTTTGGACAGAAGGGGCCGCAGTTTAACGGGAAGATGGAGGCGCTGTTATTCAGTTGGGGACAAGGTGTGTTCCCAGATGACACGATTGACTTTAATTCCAAGTACATCATCACCTCAGCAACTTCACCAGGAGAAAACGCTGAACGCTACAGCAACTCAGAGATGGACAAACTGACGGTGGAGGGAACTACCCTCTCTTCCAAACCAGCGCGTCAGCAAGTCTACTACAAAATTCAACAATTGGAGCATGATACAGTTCCGATAATCTTCTTGTATTGGACCAAATCTGAAGTTGCGGTCTCGAAGAATCTACACGGGTATCAACAAACAGTTTTTGGTACAACACCTGTGTGGGACTGGAGTCTCAGCTAA
- a CDS encoding redoxin domain-containing protein: MTEDSPVEYSRGERAAKLCDNCVTRGDAAPLFRAQAYLDGGTKQIVLSDYKGDWVVLFFYSSDFTFV; this comes from the coding sequence ATGACGGAAGACTCGCCGGTGGAATACAGCAGAGGTGAGCGGGCTGCCAAACTTTGCGATAACTGTGTCACACGTGGTGACGCAGCCCCCCTATTTCGCGCGCAGGCGTATTTGGACGGAGGCACCAAACAGATAGTCCTGTCCGATTACAAGGGCGATTGGGTCGTCCTGTTTTTTTACTCAAGCGATTTTACCTTTGTCTGA
- a CDS encoding peroxiredoxin yields the protein MAAVAAIYPRLQQLGAEVLAISTDSIYSHKVFKETSPSMRHVRYPLISDRNHRITRSYGVLDEKAGAAMRSTVIVNPEGVIDAKIVYPSEVGRYVPETVRLLEGLQYARQTGLGIPANWVPGMPGIKRDIKRAGEI from the coding sequence CTGGCAGCGGTCGCTGCCATTTACCCAAGGCTCCAGCAACTCGGAGCAGAGGTATTGGCCATCAGTACAGACAGTATCTATAGCCATAAGGTGTTTAAAGAAACGTCACCATCTATGCGGCACGTGAGATACCCTCTAATCAGTGACAGAAATCATCGAATCACGCGAAGTTACGGGGTGCTCGATGAAAAGGCAGGGGCCGCGATGAGATCGACAGTCATCGTCAATCCAGAAGGTGTCATCGACGCCAAAATCGTGTACCCGTCTGAAGTGGGACGTTACGTTCCGGAAACCGTGCGTCTCCTTGAGGGACTTCAATACGCCAGACAGACCGGCCTTGGTATCCCAGCCAATTGGGTGCCGGGCATGCCTGGAATAAAGCGAGATATTAAACGAGCAGGCGAGATCTAA
- a CDS encoding 2-oxoacid:acceptor oxidoreductase family protein, whose protein sequence is MSYQEIVFAGFGGQGILSMGKFLAYAGMDAGQNVSWLPSYGPEMRGGTANCSVIITGEAIGSPVVTNPTSLVVMNRPSLDRFEGALRPGGLLMIDTNLVTRPATRTDISVIGVPAQTLAEEIGSKKAANMILLGALVEKTGVVSVDALITAVRLHGKGQFFELNKMAIETGAKLAHQTTVAE, encoded by the coding sequence ATGTCTTACCAGGAAATCGTCTTTGCAGGGTTTGGCGGTCAGGGCATCCTTTCCATGGGGAAGTTTCTGGCTTATGCCGGAATGGATGCAGGACAAAACGTGTCTTGGCTGCCGTCCTATGGCCCGGAGATGCGTGGAGGCACCGCAAACTGTTCCGTTATCATTACGGGTGAAGCCATCGGATCGCCCGTTGTGACGAACCCCACGTCTCTGGTTGTCATGAATCGTCCGTCTCTCGACAGGTTTGAAGGGGCACTGCGGCCCGGAGGGTTGCTAATGATTGACACTAATCTCGTTACGCGCCCCGCCACCCGCACAGACATCAGTGTCATCGGCGTTCCGGCCCAGACACTTGCGGAGGAAATCGGCAGCAAGAAGGCCGCAAACATGATTCTACTCGGCGCACTCGTTGAGAAGACGGGTGTAGTTTCCGTCGATGCGCTCATCACAGCGGTCCGTCTGCATGGGAAAGGCCAGTTTTTCGAGTTGAACAAGATGGCCATTGAAACAGGAGCGAAACTCGCACACCAGACGACAGTGGCAGAATGA
- a CDS encoding 2-oxoglutarate oxidoreductase has protein sequence MPLTFTKTKGLTDVPTHYCPGCTHGIVHRLVAEALEELGVLDHAIGVAPVGCSVLAFNYFACDVFEAAHGRAPAVATGVKRSKPDTVVFTYQGDGDLAAIGTAEVVHAATRGEKITTIFVNNAIYGMTGGQMAPTTLPGQVTETSPYGRDTETAGFPIRVSELISTLDGAAYVERVSVDSVKNVLKAKRAIKRAFQCQLEGKGYSLVEVLSICPTNWGLSPEESMEWLRTNMMPYYPLGVKKDKTKEVH, from the coding sequence ATGCCGCTCACGTTCACAAAAACCAAAGGGCTGACGGATGTTCCAACACACTATTGTCCGGGCTGCACGCATGGCATCGTGCATCGTCTGGTGGCGGAGGCCCTCGAAGAATTAGGTGTGCTCGACCATGCGATTGGCGTTGCGCCGGTAGGATGTTCGGTGCTTGCTTTCAATTACTTCGCCTGTGATGTGTTTGAGGCCGCCCATGGTCGGGCACCGGCTGTTGCCACAGGGGTCAAGCGGTCCAAACCCGACACCGTTGTTTTTACCTATCAAGGGGACGGCGATCTCGCTGCCATCGGCACCGCCGAAGTGGTCCACGCAGCAACCCGGGGCGAAAAAATCACCACCATCTTTGTGAACAACGCCATTTACGGCATGACAGGCGGCCAGATGGCGCCGACGACGTTGCCCGGTCAGGTGACAGAGACATCGCCATACGGCAGAGACACCGAGACGGCAGGTTTTCCGATTCGGGTCTCCGAGCTGATTTCGACCCTCGATGGTGCCGCATACGTGGAGCGAGTCTCAGTGGATAGTGTAAAAAACGTTTTGAAAGCAAAAAGGGCCATCAAGCGGGCGTTCCAGTGCCAGCTCGAGGGTAAGGGCTACAGCCTTGTCGAAGTTCTGTCTATTTGTCCGACAAACTGGGGACTGTCTCCAGAAGAATCGATGGAGTGGCTTCGGACCAACATGATGCCTTACTATCCACTAGGCGTAAAAAAAGACAAAACAAAGGAGGTGCACTGA
- a CDS encoding 3-methyl-2-oxobutanoate dehydrogenase subunit VorB — MGSKVLMKGTEAIGEAAIQAGCQCFFGYPITPQTELAAYLAKKMPQLGRVFVQAESEVAAINMIYGAAGTGVRCMTSSSSPGISLMSEGISYIAGAELPCVIINIMRGGPGLGSIQPAQSDYFQATKGGGHGDYNMPVFAPSSIQEMVDIIHEAFDVADLYRTPCMIVGDGMLGQMMEPVVFTDRVRRDLPEKDWAATGLHGRKTHNVINSLYLDPNDMEQHNVRLQAKFARIKEHEARYELINCDRDNDLILAAYGTTSRICKNVIRDAEKEGIKLGMVRPITLWPFPVEAFEQTADRTKFGYLTVEMSAGQMVEDVRLAVNGRKPVAFYGRTGGMVPHPEDILERVLQMTSVGVM, encoded by the coding sequence ATGGGAAGCAAAGTGTTAATGAAAGGAACAGAAGCGATTGGTGAAGCGGCGATTCAGGCTGGGTGCCAGTGCTTCTTCGGATATCCGATTACCCCTCAAACAGAACTTGCAGCCTACTTGGCAAAAAAGATGCCTCAGTTGGGAAGGGTCTTTGTTCAGGCTGAAAGCGAAGTGGCGGCCATTAACATGATTTACGGTGCTGCTGGGACAGGTGTTCGCTGCATGACCTCTTCGAGCAGTCCAGGCATTAGCTTGATGTCTGAAGGCATTTCCTATATCGCAGGCGCCGAACTTCCGTGTGTGATTATCAATATCATGCGGGGCGGCCCCGGCCTTGGCAGCATTCAGCCGGCGCAGTCCGATTACTTTCAGGCGACCAAGGGAGGCGGCCACGGCGACTACAACATGCCTGTTTTCGCCCCATCCTCCATTCAGGAAATGGTCGACATTATCCATGAAGCATTTGACGTGGCAGATCTCTATCGAACCCCGTGCATGATTGTCGGTGACGGGATGCTCGGCCAGATGATGGAGCCGGTTGTTTTTACGGACAGAGTCAGACGAGATCTGCCGGAAAAGGACTGGGCTGCCACAGGACTCCATGGACGTAAAACGCACAATGTGATTAATTCCCTCTATTTAGATCCGAACGATATGGAGCAGCACAACGTACGTCTGCAGGCAAAGTTTGCCCGAATCAAGGAGCATGAAGCGCGCTATGAGCTTATTAATTGCGACAGGGACAACGACCTTATTCTCGCGGCCTACGGTACGACTTCTCGAATCTGCAAGAATGTCATTCGCGACGCTGAAAAGGAAGGCATAAAGCTCGGCATGGTGCGGCCCATTACACTCTGGCCGTTTCCAGTAGAGGCGTTTGAACAGACCGCTGATAGAACGAAATTCGGATATTTAACCGTCGAGATGAGTGCCGGTCAGATGGTAGAAGATGTGCGCCTTGCTGTCAACGGTCGCAAACCGGTGGCGTTTTACGGACGGACGGGCGGCATGGTGCCACATCCGGAAGATATTCTTGAACGCGTTTTACAAATGACATCAGTGGGGGTGATGTAG
- a CDS encoding ferredoxin family protein, whose product MGKVTFNEDVCKGCGLCMEACPKHIIQFSDKLNLKGYHFATVSDEAMDECIACTFCAIMCPDVAIEVSLSQ is encoded by the coding sequence ATCGGTAAAGTGACATTCAATGAGGATGTCTGTAAAGGTTGTGGGCTTTGCATGGAAGCGTGCCCGAAGCACATCATTCAGTTTTCAGACAAGTTGAACCTGAAGGGCTATCACTTTGCGACGGTGAGCGATGAAGCGATGGATGAGTGTATCGCCTGCACGTTCTGCGCCATCATGTGCCCGGATGTTGCGATTGAAGTCAGTTTGTCACAGTAA
- a CDS encoding TetM/TetW/TetO/TetS family tetracycline resistance ribosomal protection protein has translation MTQPEFRNIGIIAHVDAGKTTTTEHMLYLSGRLKAVGRVDEGTAHTDWLDVERSRGISVRAAVTRFVWQQATINLIDTPGHIDFSAEVERSLAVLDGAILVVSAVDGVQAHTETLWNALQSMNIPTLIYVNKVDRLGVNLAEVTRQLRTALHPAMLPIQTVDAEGPDFTQVRSIFGDGAADCAPLVDACYSMLAERDDELLASYIEERPIENTTLITKLTAQARRGMVFPVLFGASLKGIGVPELLDAVVRYLPASAGSVEDALKGVVFKVERDASYGRVAYVRLFSGTMRNRDAVVNQTQSVTEKVNQIRQIDVQTYHDTGVLLAGDVGAVYGFSQARIGDVIGTEGNGLRVGELSVPLITVQVLPENDQDYSALVEALQELNVEDPALDVSWLKDERELHIKVMGRIQLEVLAALLLERFHLRVSFGEPSVIYKETPKRKAEGYVAYTMPKPCWAILRFVIHPAPRGSGVTYSANVRTEDLLQSYQNEVERRVPEALQQGLYGWEVTDVNITLVEGQHHVWHTHPLDFVVATPMGIMDALKNAGTQLLEPVLRFKLAVPEEYGGRVLSQLSQMRSEFTDPVITPGRFTVEGTIPLATSLNYPMELAMLTGGRGTFWTRFLEYRECPPDVHAERTRRGVNPLDTAKYILWVRNAL, from the coding sequence ATGACACAACCAGAGTTTCGCAATATCGGCATCATCGCGCATGTCGATGCCGGAAAGACAACGACGACGGAGCACATGCTTTACCTCAGCGGCCGCTTGAAAGCCGTTGGCAGAGTGGACGAAGGAACCGCACATACAGACTGGCTGGATGTGGAGCGAAGTCGCGGTATCTCGGTACGGGCAGCCGTAACCCGATTTGTGTGGCAGCAGGCAACCATCAATCTCATTGATACGCCGGGTCACATTGACTTTTCTGCCGAAGTGGAGAGGTCACTTGCTGTCCTCGATGGCGCGATTCTCGTCGTCTCAGCGGTTGATGGGGTACAGGCTCACACTGAGACGCTGTGGAATGCGCTGCAGAGCATGAACATCCCGACTCTGATTTACGTCAATAAAGTGGACAGGCTTGGGGTGAACCTCGCGGAGGTGACGCGTCAGCTTCGGACAGCCCTTCATCCCGCAATGCTGCCCATCCAAACTGTGGACGCAGAGGGTCCTGATTTCACGCAGGTCCGCAGCATTTTTGGAGATGGTGCTGCGGATTGCGCGCCACTCGTTGACGCTTGTTATTCAATGCTGGCAGAGCGTGATGATGAACTGTTGGCCTCGTATATTGAAGAACGTCCGATTGAGAATACCACACTGATAACGAAGCTCACGGCGCAAGCAAGGCGGGGAATGGTATTTCCGGTGCTGTTTGGTGCTTCGTTGAAGGGTATCGGTGTGCCGGAACTGCTCGATGCGGTGGTTCGTTATTTGCCGGCGTCAGCGGGATCGGTCGAAGACGCGCTGAAGGGCGTCGTCTTTAAAGTCGAGCGCGATGCGTCCTATGGACGCGTGGCTTATGTCCGGCTCTTCTCTGGCACGATGCGCAACCGTGACGCCGTTGTGAATCAAACGCAATCGGTTACAGAAAAAGTGAACCAGATTCGGCAGATTGATGTCCAGACTTACCATGACACGGGAGTGCTGCTAGCCGGCGATGTAGGAGCGGTGTACGGTTTTAGCCAGGCTCGAATCGGAGACGTCATCGGCACCGAAGGCAATGGCCTGCGTGTGGGTGAATTGTCAGTTCCGCTCATCACCGTGCAAGTGCTGCCGGAGAATGACCAGGATTACTCTGCACTTGTCGAAGCTCTGCAGGAACTCAATGTGGAAGACCCTGCGCTTGACGTGAGCTGGCTGAAAGATGAGCGCGAGCTCCACATCAAAGTGATGGGTCGAATCCAACTTGAAGTCCTTGCGGCACTACTCCTTGAACGATTTCACCTCCGCGTTTCGTTTGGCGAACCGTCCGTGATTTATAAGGAGACACCAAAACGCAAAGCGGAGGGTTATGTCGCCTACACGATGCCTAAACCATGTTGGGCCATTTTGCGGTTTGTGATTCATCCTGCACCGCGTGGGAGCGGTGTGACATATTCGGCCAACGTGCGTACAGAAGACCTGCTGCAGAGTTATCAAAATGAGGTTGAACGCCGCGTGCCAGAGGCATTGCAGCAGGGATTGTATGGATGGGAAGTCACCGATGTCAATATCACATTGGTTGAAGGTCAGCACCACGTCTGGCACACCCATCCCCTTGATTTCGTTGTGGCAACACCAATGGGCATCATGGATGCGCTCAAGAACGCAGGGACGCAGTTACTCGAACCTGTGCTACGTTTCAAACTGGCGGTTCCAGAAGAGTATGGGGGGCGTGTGCTAAGCCAGCTTTCGCAAATGCGTTCTGAATTTACCGATCCGGTCATTACACCCGGCCGGTTTACCGTAGAGGGAACCATTCCACTTGCGACTTCGCTCAATTATCCGATGGAACTTGCGATGTTGACTGGCGGCAGGGGAACCTTTTGGACACGTTTTCTGGAGTACCGAGAGTGTCCGCCAGATGTGCACGCAGAGCGTACCCGGCGAGGCGTTAATCCGCTCGATACCGCAAAGTATATCCTCTGGGTACGAAATGCACTTTGA
- a CDS encoding XdhC family protein: protein MSRIDEARKVFERMEQAWQDGEKTVMLTITTVKGSAYRLPGAKMMMTDAGKMLGTLSGGCLESDLYGWAEKAMEDGQPRLVNYDLSESELWSLGIGCKGTLEVLIEPILSDDAFWQAARRAIAADKAISLAIELPSGHRVLFDSSDPVAGEVEGLPAAVVERLTKRIDSRTRAEVVTAEGRRFYVDTMRPNEHLIICGAGHDAVPVAALAEKCGFRVTILDPRKDYNQSGRFPTASHFIVEPEKANPDELRGNWWLIMNHLQLRDEAALKLAIHADAKFIGVLGPLNRTTEMLENIGEEMSSGPIHAPIGLDVGAETIDEVAVSIVSELLAERSARLAKPLHGSEKIHG from the coding sequence ATGTCCCGGATTGACGAAGCACGTAAGGTATTTGAACGGATGGAACAGGCGTGGCAAGACGGAGAAAAGACTGTCATGCTCACGATTACAACAGTCAAGGGCTCTGCGTATCGGTTGCCTGGCGCAAAAATGATGATGACCGACGCAGGTAAAATGCTGGGAACGCTGAGTGGAGGTTGTCTCGAATCCGATCTCTACGGTTGGGCGGAGAAAGCAATGGAAGACGGGCAGCCAAGACTCGTCAACTACGACTTGAGCGAGAGCGAACTGTGGTCACTCGGCATCGGTTGCAAAGGAACGTTGGAGGTTCTCATCGAACCGATTCTTTCGGACGACGCCTTTTGGCAAGCAGCGCGCCGAGCTATCGCTGCCGACAAGGCGATTTCCCTGGCCATCGAACTGCCTTCGGGCCACCGGGTACTATTCGACTCATCGGACCCTGTTGCTGGCGAGGTAGAGGGTCTCCCTGCAGCAGTTGTGGAGCGGTTGACAAAACGGATAGACAGTCGAACACGAGCAGAAGTCGTAACCGCCGAAGGACGGCGGTTTTACGTTGACACCATGCGTCCAAACGAGCATCTTATCATCTGCGGGGCTGGGCACGATGCGGTACCGGTCGCTGCGTTGGCTGAGAAGTGTGGATTTCGGGTGACCATCCTGGATCCGCGGAAGGACTACAACCAATCCGGACGCTTCCCCACAGCGTCCCACTTCATCGTCGAACCGGAAAAAGCCAACCCGGACGAATTAAGGGGAAACTGGTGGCTGATTATGAATCACCTCCAACTGCGCGACGAAGCTGCACTAAAGCTGGCAATTCACGCAGATGCGAAATTTATCGGCGTACTTGGCCCACTGAATCGCACCACCGAAATGCTTGAAAACATCGGCGAAGAGATGAGCAGTGGACCTATCCACGCACCTATTGGCCTTGATGTCGGGGCAGAGACCATTGACGAAGTTGCGGTGTCGATTGTCTCTGAGTTACTCGCTGAACGATCCGCCCGCTTGGCCAAACCCCTGCACGGCAGTGAAAAGATCCACGGTTAG
- a CDS encoding glutamine synthetase translates to MNVDEVVKLAEHSGVDLIEFLFVDNAGTIRGKLTHVDHLKSRMIGGIGLTPAMMAMNILDDLQPIPEMGPVGEVRLIPDADSFRVLPYSPRVASMMCQQIALNHEPWDACSRSFLKSVIEEAEQMGIRIMATYEDEFTLTKVDENGNYAPIDEALCFSSIAMEVGNPVILDIMSALKAQGIQPEQYYPELGHGQHELSISPTDLLTAADNQVRYRETVRAVAKKHGMAASFAPKPFADEAGNGAHIHFSLWDLEGEKNLLWQPSDKYNLSEMGYQFIAGILRHLRGLVGLTCASVNSYRRLNPRSWSSAYTAFGPDNREAAVRIASTFWGNEEKSMNMELKASDSSANPYLALGALVAAGLDGIKNGWHPGGGIEVDPATLSEQERAERGIVRLPANLEDAMDAMDADKFFRNRLGDLRYRAYTTVKRSEQAAFAKHDVAFELKHHFMKF, encoded by the coding sequence GTGAACGTTGATGAAGTAGTCAAGCTGGCAGAACATTCCGGTGTCGACCTCATCGAGTTTTTGTTTGTCGACAACGCGGGTACGATTCGCGGTAAGCTGACACATGTAGATCACCTGAAGAGCCGCATGATTGGCGGCATCGGCTTGACCCCGGCGATGATGGCGATGAACATCCTCGATGATCTCCAACCCATACCTGAAATGGGTCCAGTCGGTGAAGTGCGACTGATACCGGACGCGGATTCCTTCCGTGTCCTTCCATATTCTCCGCGCGTGGCTTCGATGATGTGCCAGCAGATTGCGCTGAACCATGAACCTTGGGACGCCTGTTCTCGCAGCTTTCTTAAATCAGTAATAGAGGAAGCAGAGCAAATGGGCATCCGCATCATGGCCACGTATGAAGACGAGTTTACACTGACGAAAGTAGATGAGAACGGGAACTACGCACCCATCGACGAGGCCCTCTGCTTCAGCTCCATTGCAATGGAAGTTGGCAACCCTGTTATCCTCGACATCATGTCTGCACTGAAGGCACAGGGCATTCAGCCCGAGCAATACTACCCTGAACTCGGTCATGGTCAGCATGAACTGTCCATCAGTCCGACCGATCTCCTAACTGCAGCAGATAACCAGGTTCGGTACAGAGAGACGGTCCGTGCGGTGGCAAAGAAGCACGGTATGGCAGCTTCATTTGCGCCAAAACCGTTTGCCGACGAGGCGGGCAATGGTGCCCACATCCATTTCAGTTTGTGGGACCTTGAGGGTGAAAAAAATCTGCTGTGGCAACCGTCCGACAAGTACAACCTGAGCGAAATGGGTTATCAGTTTATTGCAGGTATTCTTCGTCATCTACGCGGCTTGGTGGGATTGACCTGTGCCAGCGTCAACTCCTACAGGCGTCTGAACCCTCGGTCGTGGAGTTCCGCTTACACTGCCTTCGGCCCGGACAACCGGGAAGCTGCAGTCCGCATTGCCTCTACTTTTTGGGGCAATGAGGAAAAATCTATGAACATGGAATTGAAAGCAAGTGATTCCTCCGCCAACCCGTACCTTGCCTTGGGAGCTCTCGTAGCAGCAGGCCTTGACGGCATTAAGAACGGCTGGCACCCCGGAGGGGGCATAGAGGTCGATCCCGCCACACTGTCCGAACAAGAGCGAGCCGAACGGGGTATCGTTCGACTTCCAGCAAATCTCGAGGATGCGATGGACGCGATGGATGCAGATAAGTTCTTTCGCAACCGCCTCGGTGACCTTCGATATCGCGCTTACACAACAGTCAAACGGTCGGAGCAAGCCGCTTTCGCAAAACACGATGTGGCATTCGAACTCAAGCACCACTTCATGAAGTTTTGA